In Lonchura striata isolate bLonStr1 chromosome 11, bLonStr1.mat, whole genome shotgun sequence, the following proteins share a genomic window:
- the MINAR1 gene encoding major intrinsically disordered Notch2-binding receptor 1 isoform X1 yields the protein MESNQESSLFLVKILEELDTKQNTVSYQDLCKSLCARFDLSQLAKLRSVLFYTACLDPNFPATLFKDKMRCTVNNQQSKKIMVAADIVTIFNLIQMNGGVAKEKLPVARHKVKKKESFESCRSDTEICNMADCVLDCVPNCELNDQDFNRGFPVRRSSKCRKMDCKDCQQFVPSSEPNFLLGVNKDMKGRAASLDRLQALASYSIATSPPCEMQSTYFPMNIENESISDQDSLPISAGIKETFISNDEPFMMQSCVQKRNIFKEDFHNLITISPNLIPSNKTPEDGHREPQNRKESSKQTFFNHSFEMPYSSQYLNPIYSPIPDKRRVKHESLDDLQASTYFGPTTVLGPQETKKWTGKPTKQTAWPAKSWSLNTEEVPDFERSFFNRKQSEEKSRYQSSSNPSPNFTSVDRHQSYLNAKDQQPLMQANYAVKPNGHKPKEIPSILDVEKHEPVKKFKDKSINCTSVQILSIDRTMSVGTQTEQQVLEHKKCKDLCAAGQAKYGERHSLKQSDDDSEIVSDDISDIFRFLDDMSISGSTGVMQSSCYNSTGSLSQVHKSDCESSPEHNLTKISNGSACNKLDKVVRTDVSNTDDELKTSVCKLVLRIGEIEKKLESLSGVREEISQVLGKLSKLDQKIQQPEKVSVQIDLNSLTSDAASDESNSPQIFQCHNTPHGGKLENNPEWCCSDASGSNSESLRVKALKKSLFTRRSSRSLTEENSATESKIASISNSPRDWRAITYTNQVGIAEEEVKERDGGENKDWHRKSKEADRQYEIPQPHRLSKQPKDAFLIEQVFSPHPYPASLKSHMKSNPLYTDMRLTELAEVKRAQPSWTIEEYTRNSGDKGKIAALDLQTQESLNPNNLEYWMEDIYTPGYDSLLKRKEAEFRRAKVCKIAALIAAAACTVILVIVVPICTMKS from the exons ATGGAGTCCAACCAGGAATCCTCGCTCTTCCTGGTGAAGATATTGGAGGAGCTGGACACCAAGCAGAATACTGTTTCTTACCAGGATCTCTGCAAGTCCCTGTGTGCAAGGTTTGATTTATCCCAGTTGGCCAAGCTCAGAAGCGTGCTGTTTTACACAGCTTGCCTGGATCCTAATTTCCCAGCGACTTTGTTCAAAGACAAAATGAGATGCACTGTAAACAATCAGCAATCAAAGAAAATCATGGTTGCAGCAGATATAGTAACAATATTCAACCTCATACAAATGAACGGGGGAGTGGCCAAGGAGAAGCTTCCAGTTGCGAGGCACAAAGTGAAGAAGAAGGAGTCCTTTGAGTCCTGCAGGTCTGACACAGAGATCTGCAATATGGCAGACTGTGTGCTTGACTGCGTGCCCAACTGTGAGCTCAACGACCAGGACTTTAACCGGGGCTTTCCAGTCAGAAGGTCTTcgaaatgcagaaagatggaCTGCAAAGACTGCCAGCAGTTCGTCCCCTCATCAGAGCCCAACTTCTTGCTCGGTGTTAATAAGGACATGAAGGGCCGGGCTGCCTCTCTGGACAGGCTGCAGGCACTGGCTTCCTACTCCATCGCCACGTCCCCACCGTGTGAGATGCAGAGTACGTACTTCCCCATGAACATTGAAAATGAATCTATTTCAGACCAGGATTCCTTGCCTATAAGTGCAGGCATAAAAGAAACTTTCATTTCAAATGATGAGCCGTTCATGATGCAGTCGTGTGTccagaaaagaaatatattcaAAGAAGATTTTCATAATCTGATTACAATATCTCCCAACTTAATACCATCCAACAAGACACCAGAAGATGGACACAGAGAGCCTCAGAACAGGAAAGAAAGCTCTAAGCAGACTTTCTTCAACCACAGCTTTGAAATGCCATACAGCAGCCAGTACTTGAATCCAATTTATTCTCCTATACCGGACAAAAGGCGAGTGAAGCATGAAAGTTTAGATGATCTTCAAGCTTCAACATATTTTGGCCCAACTACTGTTCTTGGACCACAGGAAACCAAAAAGTGGACTGGAAAGCCAACCAAGCAAACTGCCTGGCCAGCTAAAAGCTGGAGTTTAAATACTGAGGAGGTCCCTGACTTTGAGCGCTCATTTTTTAATAGGAAGCAGTCTGAAGAGAAATCACGATACCAGAGTTCGAGCAACCCATCTCCAAACTTTACTTCAGTTGACAGGCATCAGTCCTACCTAAATGCAAAGGATCAGCAGCCACTTATGCAGGCAAACTATGCTGTGAAACCCAACGGGCATAAACCTAAGGAAATTCCTTCCATTCTAGATGTGGAGAAACATGAGCCAGTCAAAAAGTTTAAGGATAAAAGCATTAACTGTACTTCTGTCCAGATCTTAAGCATTGACAGGACCATGAGTGTTGGGACACAAACAGAGCAGCAGGTTCTGGAGCACAAGAAATGCAAGGATTTGTGTGCAGCAGGCCAAGCCAAGTACGGCGAGCGGCACTCTCTGAAGCAGTCGGATGACGACTCTGAAATCGTGAGCGATGACATCAGTGACATTTTCCGGTTTTTGGATGACATGAGTATCAGCGGATCCACGGGAGTGATGCAGTCCTCGTGCTACAACAGCACTGGTTCCTTGTCTCAGGTGCATAAATCAGACTGTGAGAGCTCACCTGAGCACAATTTGACTAAGATCTCCAATGGGAGTGCCTGTAACAAACTGGATAAAGTGGTCAGGACAGATGTCAGTAACACAGATGATGAACTGAAAACCAGTGTCTGCAAATTAGTCTTGAGGATTGGTGAAATAGAGAAGAAACTGGAATCTCTCTCAGGTGTCCGAGAGGAAATCTCTCAAGTCCTGGGAAAATTAAGCAAGCTGGATCAAAAAATCCAGCAGCCAGAGAAGGTCAGTGTGCAAATAGATCTCAACTCTTTGACAAGCGATGCCGCGTCAGATGAGAGCAACTCCCCGCAGATATTTCAGTGCCACAATACTCCTCATGGGGGCAAGCTGGAGAATAATCCAGAATGGTGCTGCTCAGATGCCAGTGGAAGTAATAGTGAGAGTCTTCGAGtaaaagccttaaaaaaaagtttgtttacTAGGAGATCATCAAGATCACTAACAGAAGAAAACAGTGCAACCGAATCCAAAATAGCGAGTATTTCAAACTCTCCCCGAGACTGGAGAGCTATTACCTACACCAACCAAGTTGGCAttgcagaggaggaggtgaaaGAGAGAGATGGAGGAGAAAATAAGGACTGGCACAGGAAATCTAAAGAG GCAGACAGGCAATATGAAATCCCACAGCCACATAGACTCTCTAAACAGCCAAAAGATGCTTTCTTGATTGAACAAGTCTTTAGTCCTCATCCCTACCCTGCATCACTCAAGTCACACATGAAAAGCAACCCTCTCTACACAGACATGAGGTTGACAGAGCTGGCTGAAGTGAAACGTGCCCAGCCATCATGGACCATAGAGGAATACACGAGGAATTCGGGGGATAAAGGCAAGATTGCAGCCTTGGATCTACAA actcaAGAATCTTTAAACCCCAACAACTTAGAGTACTGGATGGAAGACATTTATACCCCTGGCTACGATTCCTTGTTGAAGCGGAAGGAAGCCGAGTTCCGGCGAGCGAAGGTTTGCAAGATCGCTGCGCTGATCGCAGCGGCCGCCTGCACCGTCATCCTGGTCATTGTGGTTCCCATTTGCACCATGAAATCCTGa
- the MINAR1 gene encoding major intrinsically disordered Notch2-binding receptor 1 isoform X2, translating into MESNQESSLFLVKILEELDTKQNTVSYQDLCKSLCARFDLSQLAKLRSVLFYTACLDPNFPATLFKDKMRCTVNNQQSKKIMVAADIVTIFNLIQMNGGVAKEKLPVARHKVKKKESFESCRSDTEICNMADCVLDCVPNCELNDQDFNRGFPVRRSSKCRKMDCKDCQQFVPSSEPNFLLGVNKDMKGRAASLDRLQALASYSIATSPPCEMQSTYFPMNIENESISDQDSLPISAGIKETFISNDEPFMMQSCVQKRNIFKEDFHNLITISPNLIPSNKTPEDGHREPQNRKESSKQTFFNHSFEMPYSSQYLNPIYSPIPDKRRVKHESLDDLQASTYFGPTTVLGPQETKKWTGKPTKQTAWPAKSWSLNTEEVPDFERSFFNRKQSEEKSRYQSSSNPSPNFTSVDRHQSYLNAKDQQPLMQANYAVKPNGHKPKEIPSILDVEKHEPVKKFKDKSINCTSVQILSIDRTMSVGTQTEQQVLEHKKCKDLCAAGQAKYGERHSLKQSDDDSEIVSDDISDIFRFLDDMSISGSTGVMQSSCYNSTGSLSQVHKSDCESSPEHNLTKISNGSACNKLDKVVRTDVSNTDDELKTSVCKLVLRIGEIEKKLESLSGVREEISQVLGKLSKLDQKIQQPEKVSVQIDLNSLTSDAASDESNSPQIFQCHNTPHGGKLENNPEWCCSDASGSNSESLRVKALKKSLFTRRSSRSLTEENSATESKIASISNSPRDWRAITYTNQVGIAEEEVKERDGGENKDWHRKSKEADRQYEIPQPHRLSKQPKDAFLIEQVFSPHPYPASLKSHMKSNPLYTDMRLTELAEVKRAQPSWTIEEYTRNSGDKGKIAALDLQVSLICLI; encoded by the exons ATGGAGTCCAACCAGGAATCCTCGCTCTTCCTGGTGAAGATATTGGAGGAGCTGGACACCAAGCAGAATACTGTTTCTTACCAGGATCTCTGCAAGTCCCTGTGTGCAAGGTTTGATTTATCCCAGTTGGCCAAGCTCAGAAGCGTGCTGTTTTACACAGCTTGCCTGGATCCTAATTTCCCAGCGACTTTGTTCAAAGACAAAATGAGATGCACTGTAAACAATCAGCAATCAAAGAAAATCATGGTTGCAGCAGATATAGTAACAATATTCAACCTCATACAAATGAACGGGGGAGTGGCCAAGGAGAAGCTTCCAGTTGCGAGGCACAAAGTGAAGAAGAAGGAGTCCTTTGAGTCCTGCAGGTCTGACACAGAGATCTGCAATATGGCAGACTGTGTGCTTGACTGCGTGCCCAACTGTGAGCTCAACGACCAGGACTTTAACCGGGGCTTTCCAGTCAGAAGGTCTTcgaaatgcagaaagatggaCTGCAAAGACTGCCAGCAGTTCGTCCCCTCATCAGAGCCCAACTTCTTGCTCGGTGTTAATAAGGACATGAAGGGCCGGGCTGCCTCTCTGGACAGGCTGCAGGCACTGGCTTCCTACTCCATCGCCACGTCCCCACCGTGTGAGATGCAGAGTACGTACTTCCCCATGAACATTGAAAATGAATCTATTTCAGACCAGGATTCCTTGCCTATAAGTGCAGGCATAAAAGAAACTTTCATTTCAAATGATGAGCCGTTCATGATGCAGTCGTGTGTccagaaaagaaatatattcaAAGAAGATTTTCATAATCTGATTACAATATCTCCCAACTTAATACCATCCAACAAGACACCAGAAGATGGACACAGAGAGCCTCAGAACAGGAAAGAAAGCTCTAAGCAGACTTTCTTCAACCACAGCTTTGAAATGCCATACAGCAGCCAGTACTTGAATCCAATTTATTCTCCTATACCGGACAAAAGGCGAGTGAAGCATGAAAGTTTAGATGATCTTCAAGCTTCAACATATTTTGGCCCAACTACTGTTCTTGGACCACAGGAAACCAAAAAGTGGACTGGAAAGCCAACCAAGCAAACTGCCTGGCCAGCTAAAAGCTGGAGTTTAAATACTGAGGAGGTCCCTGACTTTGAGCGCTCATTTTTTAATAGGAAGCAGTCTGAAGAGAAATCACGATACCAGAGTTCGAGCAACCCATCTCCAAACTTTACTTCAGTTGACAGGCATCAGTCCTACCTAAATGCAAAGGATCAGCAGCCACTTATGCAGGCAAACTATGCTGTGAAACCCAACGGGCATAAACCTAAGGAAATTCCTTCCATTCTAGATGTGGAGAAACATGAGCCAGTCAAAAAGTTTAAGGATAAAAGCATTAACTGTACTTCTGTCCAGATCTTAAGCATTGACAGGACCATGAGTGTTGGGACACAAACAGAGCAGCAGGTTCTGGAGCACAAGAAATGCAAGGATTTGTGTGCAGCAGGCCAAGCCAAGTACGGCGAGCGGCACTCTCTGAAGCAGTCGGATGACGACTCTGAAATCGTGAGCGATGACATCAGTGACATTTTCCGGTTTTTGGATGACATGAGTATCAGCGGATCCACGGGAGTGATGCAGTCCTCGTGCTACAACAGCACTGGTTCCTTGTCTCAGGTGCATAAATCAGACTGTGAGAGCTCACCTGAGCACAATTTGACTAAGATCTCCAATGGGAGTGCCTGTAACAAACTGGATAAAGTGGTCAGGACAGATGTCAGTAACACAGATGATGAACTGAAAACCAGTGTCTGCAAATTAGTCTTGAGGATTGGTGAAATAGAGAAGAAACTGGAATCTCTCTCAGGTGTCCGAGAGGAAATCTCTCAAGTCCTGGGAAAATTAAGCAAGCTGGATCAAAAAATCCAGCAGCCAGAGAAGGTCAGTGTGCAAATAGATCTCAACTCTTTGACAAGCGATGCCGCGTCAGATGAGAGCAACTCCCCGCAGATATTTCAGTGCCACAATACTCCTCATGGGGGCAAGCTGGAGAATAATCCAGAATGGTGCTGCTCAGATGCCAGTGGAAGTAATAGTGAGAGTCTTCGAGtaaaagccttaaaaaaaagtttgtttacTAGGAGATCATCAAGATCACTAACAGAAGAAAACAGTGCAACCGAATCCAAAATAGCGAGTATTTCAAACTCTCCCCGAGACTGGAGAGCTATTACCTACACCAACCAAGTTGGCAttgcagaggaggaggtgaaaGAGAGAGATGGAGGAGAAAATAAGGACTGGCACAGGAAATCTAAAGAG GCAGACAGGCAATATGAAATCCCACAGCCACATAGACTCTCTAAACAGCCAAAAGATGCTTTCTTGATTGAACAAGTCTTTAGTCCTCATCCCTACCCTGCATCACTCAAGTCACACATGAAAAGCAACCCTCTCTACACAGACATGAGGTTGACAGAGCTGGCTGAAGTGAAACGTGCCCAGCCATCATGGACCATAGAGGAATACACGAGGAATTCGGGGGATAAAGGCAAGATTGCAGCCTTGGATCTACAAGTAAGTCTCATTTGTTTAATTTGA
- the MINAR1 gene encoding major intrinsically disordered Notch2-binding receptor 1 isoform X3, whose product MESNQESSLFLVKILEELDTKQNTVSYQDLCKSLCARFDLSQLAKLRSVLFYTACLDPNFPATLFKDKMRCTVNNQQSKKIMVAADIVTIFNLIQMNGGVAKEKLPVARHKVKKKESFESCRSDTEICNMADCVLDCVPNCELNDQDFNRGFPVRRSSKCRKMDCKDCQQFVPSSEPNFLLGVNKDMKGRAASLDRLQALASYSIATSPPCEMQSTYFPMNIENESISDQDSLPISAGIKETFISNDEPFMMQSCVQKRNIFKEDFHNLITISPNLIPSNKTPEDGHREPQNRKESSKQTFFNHSFEMPYSSQYLNPIYSPIPDKRRVKHESLDDLQASTYFGPTTVLGPQETKKWTGKPTKQTAWPAKSWSLNTEEVPDFERSFFNRKQSEEKSRYQSSSNPSPNFTSVDRHQSYLNAKDQQPLMQANYAVKPNGHKPKEIPSILDVEKHEPVKKFKDKSINCTSVQILSIDRTMSVGTQTEQQVLEHKKCKDLCAAGQAKYGERHSLKQSDDDSEIVSDDISDIFRFLDDMSISGSTGVMQSSCYNSTGSLSQVHKSDCESSPEHNLTKISNGSACNKLDKVVRTDVSNTDDELKTSVCKLVLRIGEIEKKLESLSGVREEISQVLGKLSKLDQKIQQPEKVSVQIDLNSLTSDAASDESNSPQIFQCHNTPHGGKLENNPEWCCSDASGSNSESLRVKALKKSLFTRRSSRSLTEENSATESKIASISNSPRDWRAITYTNQVGIAEEEVKERDGGENKDWHRKSKESCFFLSNSFKPYCRQTGNMKSHSHIDSLNSQKMLS is encoded by the exons ATGGAGTCCAACCAGGAATCCTCGCTCTTCCTGGTGAAGATATTGGAGGAGCTGGACACCAAGCAGAATACTGTTTCTTACCAGGATCTCTGCAAGTCCCTGTGTGCAAGGTTTGATTTATCCCAGTTGGCCAAGCTCAGAAGCGTGCTGTTTTACACAGCTTGCCTGGATCCTAATTTCCCAGCGACTTTGTTCAAAGACAAAATGAGATGCACTGTAAACAATCAGCAATCAAAGAAAATCATGGTTGCAGCAGATATAGTAACAATATTCAACCTCATACAAATGAACGGGGGAGTGGCCAAGGAGAAGCTTCCAGTTGCGAGGCACAAAGTGAAGAAGAAGGAGTCCTTTGAGTCCTGCAGGTCTGACACAGAGATCTGCAATATGGCAGACTGTGTGCTTGACTGCGTGCCCAACTGTGAGCTCAACGACCAGGACTTTAACCGGGGCTTTCCAGTCAGAAGGTCTTcgaaatgcagaaagatggaCTGCAAAGACTGCCAGCAGTTCGTCCCCTCATCAGAGCCCAACTTCTTGCTCGGTGTTAATAAGGACATGAAGGGCCGGGCTGCCTCTCTGGACAGGCTGCAGGCACTGGCTTCCTACTCCATCGCCACGTCCCCACCGTGTGAGATGCAGAGTACGTACTTCCCCATGAACATTGAAAATGAATCTATTTCAGACCAGGATTCCTTGCCTATAAGTGCAGGCATAAAAGAAACTTTCATTTCAAATGATGAGCCGTTCATGATGCAGTCGTGTGTccagaaaagaaatatattcaAAGAAGATTTTCATAATCTGATTACAATATCTCCCAACTTAATACCATCCAACAAGACACCAGAAGATGGACACAGAGAGCCTCAGAACAGGAAAGAAAGCTCTAAGCAGACTTTCTTCAACCACAGCTTTGAAATGCCATACAGCAGCCAGTACTTGAATCCAATTTATTCTCCTATACCGGACAAAAGGCGAGTGAAGCATGAAAGTTTAGATGATCTTCAAGCTTCAACATATTTTGGCCCAACTACTGTTCTTGGACCACAGGAAACCAAAAAGTGGACTGGAAAGCCAACCAAGCAAACTGCCTGGCCAGCTAAAAGCTGGAGTTTAAATACTGAGGAGGTCCCTGACTTTGAGCGCTCATTTTTTAATAGGAAGCAGTCTGAAGAGAAATCACGATACCAGAGTTCGAGCAACCCATCTCCAAACTTTACTTCAGTTGACAGGCATCAGTCCTACCTAAATGCAAAGGATCAGCAGCCACTTATGCAGGCAAACTATGCTGTGAAACCCAACGGGCATAAACCTAAGGAAATTCCTTCCATTCTAGATGTGGAGAAACATGAGCCAGTCAAAAAGTTTAAGGATAAAAGCATTAACTGTACTTCTGTCCAGATCTTAAGCATTGACAGGACCATGAGTGTTGGGACACAAACAGAGCAGCAGGTTCTGGAGCACAAGAAATGCAAGGATTTGTGTGCAGCAGGCCAAGCCAAGTACGGCGAGCGGCACTCTCTGAAGCAGTCGGATGACGACTCTGAAATCGTGAGCGATGACATCAGTGACATTTTCCGGTTTTTGGATGACATGAGTATCAGCGGATCCACGGGAGTGATGCAGTCCTCGTGCTACAACAGCACTGGTTCCTTGTCTCAGGTGCATAAATCAGACTGTGAGAGCTCACCTGAGCACAATTTGACTAAGATCTCCAATGGGAGTGCCTGTAACAAACTGGATAAAGTGGTCAGGACAGATGTCAGTAACACAGATGATGAACTGAAAACCAGTGTCTGCAAATTAGTCTTGAGGATTGGTGAAATAGAGAAGAAACTGGAATCTCTCTCAGGTGTCCGAGAGGAAATCTCTCAAGTCCTGGGAAAATTAAGCAAGCTGGATCAAAAAATCCAGCAGCCAGAGAAGGTCAGTGTGCAAATAGATCTCAACTCTTTGACAAGCGATGCCGCGTCAGATGAGAGCAACTCCCCGCAGATATTTCAGTGCCACAATACTCCTCATGGGGGCAAGCTGGAGAATAATCCAGAATGGTGCTGCTCAGATGCCAGTGGAAGTAATAGTGAGAGTCTTCGAGtaaaagccttaaaaaaaagtttgtttacTAGGAGATCATCAAGATCACTAACAGAAGAAAACAGTGCAACCGAATCCAAAATAGCGAGTATTTCAAACTCTCCCCGAGACTGGAGAGCTATTACCTACACCAACCAAGTTGGCAttgcagaggaggaggtgaaaGAGAGAGATGGAGGAGAAAATAAGGACTGGCACAGGAAATCTAAAGAG tcttgtttttttctctcaaattcTTTTAAACCCTATTGCAGGCAGACAGGCAATATGAAATCCCACAGCCACATAGACTCTCTAAACAGCCAAAAGATGCTTTCTTGA
- the MINAR1 gene encoding major intrinsically disordered Notch2-binding receptor 1 isoform X4 yields MESNQESSLFLVKILEELDTKQNTVSYQDLCKSLCARFDLSQLAKLRSVLFYTACLDPNFPATLFKDKMRCTVNNQQSKKIMVAADIVTIFNLIQMNGGVAKEKLPVARHKVKKKESFESCRSDTEICNMADCVLDCVPNCELNDQDFNRGFPVRRSSKCRKMDCKDCQQFVPSSEPNFLLGVNKDMKGRAASLDRLQALASYSIATSPPCEMQSTYFPMNIENESISDQDSLPISAGIKETFISNDEPFMMQSCVQKRNIFKEDFHNLITISPNLIPSNKTPEDGHREPQNRKESSKQTFFNHSFEMPYSSQYLNPIYSPIPDKRRVKHESLDDLQASTYFGPTTVLGPQETKKWTGKPTKQTAWPAKSWSLNTEEVPDFERSFFNRKQSEEKSRYQSSSNPSPNFTSVDRHQSYLNAKDQQPLMQANYAVKPNGHKPKEIPSILDVEKHEPVKKFKDKSINCTSVQILSIDRTMSVGTQTEQQVLEHKKCKDLCAAGQAKYGERHSLKQSDDDSEIVSDDISDIFRFLDDMSISGSTGVMQSSCYNSTGSLSQVHKSDCESSPEHNLTKISNGSACNKLDKVVRTDVSNTDDELKTSVCKLVLRIGEIEKKLESLSGVREEISQVLGKLSKLDQKIQQPEKVSVQIDLNSLTSDAASDESNSPQIFQCHNTPHGGKLENNPEWCCSDASGSNSESLRVKALKKSLFTRRSSRSLTEENSATESKIASISNSPRDWRAITYTNQVGIAEEEVKERDGGENKDWHRKSKETGNMKSHSHIDSLNSQKMLS; encoded by the exons ATGGAGTCCAACCAGGAATCCTCGCTCTTCCTGGTGAAGATATTGGAGGAGCTGGACACCAAGCAGAATACTGTTTCTTACCAGGATCTCTGCAAGTCCCTGTGTGCAAGGTTTGATTTATCCCAGTTGGCCAAGCTCAGAAGCGTGCTGTTTTACACAGCTTGCCTGGATCCTAATTTCCCAGCGACTTTGTTCAAAGACAAAATGAGATGCACTGTAAACAATCAGCAATCAAAGAAAATCATGGTTGCAGCAGATATAGTAACAATATTCAACCTCATACAAATGAACGGGGGAGTGGCCAAGGAGAAGCTTCCAGTTGCGAGGCACAAAGTGAAGAAGAAGGAGTCCTTTGAGTCCTGCAGGTCTGACACAGAGATCTGCAATATGGCAGACTGTGTGCTTGACTGCGTGCCCAACTGTGAGCTCAACGACCAGGACTTTAACCGGGGCTTTCCAGTCAGAAGGTCTTcgaaatgcagaaagatggaCTGCAAAGACTGCCAGCAGTTCGTCCCCTCATCAGAGCCCAACTTCTTGCTCGGTGTTAATAAGGACATGAAGGGCCGGGCTGCCTCTCTGGACAGGCTGCAGGCACTGGCTTCCTACTCCATCGCCACGTCCCCACCGTGTGAGATGCAGAGTACGTACTTCCCCATGAACATTGAAAATGAATCTATTTCAGACCAGGATTCCTTGCCTATAAGTGCAGGCATAAAAGAAACTTTCATTTCAAATGATGAGCCGTTCATGATGCAGTCGTGTGTccagaaaagaaatatattcaAAGAAGATTTTCATAATCTGATTACAATATCTCCCAACTTAATACCATCCAACAAGACACCAGAAGATGGACACAGAGAGCCTCAGAACAGGAAAGAAAGCTCTAAGCAGACTTTCTTCAACCACAGCTTTGAAATGCCATACAGCAGCCAGTACTTGAATCCAATTTATTCTCCTATACCGGACAAAAGGCGAGTGAAGCATGAAAGTTTAGATGATCTTCAAGCTTCAACATATTTTGGCCCAACTACTGTTCTTGGACCACAGGAAACCAAAAAGTGGACTGGAAAGCCAACCAAGCAAACTGCCTGGCCAGCTAAAAGCTGGAGTTTAAATACTGAGGAGGTCCCTGACTTTGAGCGCTCATTTTTTAATAGGAAGCAGTCTGAAGAGAAATCACGATACCAGAGTTCGAGCAACCCATCTCCAAACTTTACTTCAGTTGACAGGCATCAGTCCTACCTAAATGCAAAGGATCAGCAGCCACTTATGCAGGCAAACTATGCTGTGAAACCCAACGGGCATAAACCTAAGGAAATTCCTTCCATTCTAGATGTGGAGAAACATGAGCCAGTCAAAAAGTTTAAGGATAAAAGCATTAACTGTACTTCTGTCCAGATCTTAAGCATTGACAGGACCATGAGTGTTGGGACACAAACAGAGCAGCAGGTTCTGGAGCACAAGAAATGCAAGGATTTGTGTGCAGCAGGCCAAGCCAAGTACGGCGAGCGGCACTCTCTGAAGCAGTCGGATGACGACTCTGAAATCGTGAGCGATGACATCAGTGACATTTTCCGGTTTTTGGATGACATGAGTATCAGCGGATCCACGGGAGTGATGCAGTCCTCGTGCTACAACAGCACTGGTTCCTTGTCTCAGGTGCATAAATCAGACTGTGAGAGCTCACCTGAGCACAATTTGACTAAGATCTCCAATGGGAGTGCCTGTAACAAACTGGATAAAGTGGTCAGGACAGATGTCAGTAACACAGATGATGAACTGAAAACCAGTGTCTGCAAATTAGTCTTGAGGATTGGTGAAATAGAGAAGAAACTGGAATCTCTCTCAGGTGTCCGAGAGGAAATCTCTCAAGTCCTGGGAAAATTAAGCAAGCTGGATCAAAAAATCCAGCAGCCAGAGAAGGTCAGTGTGCAAATAGATCTCAACTCTTTGACAAGCGATGCCGCGTCAGATGAGAGCAACTCCCCGCAGATATTTCAGTGCCACAATACTCCTCATGGGGGCAAGCTGGAGAATAATCCAGAATGGTGCTGCTCAGATGCCAGTGGAAGTAATAGTGAGAGTCTTCGAGtaaaagccttaaaaaaaagtttgtttacTAGGAGATCATCAAGATCACTAACAGAAGAAAACAGTGCAACCGAATCCAAAATAGCGAGTATTTCAAACTCTCCCCGAGACTGGAGAGCTATTACCTACACCAACCAAGTTGGCAttgcagaggaggaggtgaaaGAGAGAGATGGAGGAGAAAATAAGGACTGGCACAGGAAATCTAAAGAG ACAGGCAATATGAAATCCCACAGCCACATAGACTCTCTAAACAGCCAAAAGATGCTTTCTTGA